A part of Verrucomicrobiia bacterium genomic DNA contains:
- a CDS encoding glutamate synthase subunit beta encodes MGKPTGFKEYLRELPLDRSAIERIKDWNEFHLHLDEKKLQEQGARCMDCGIPFCHTGTLISGMASGCPINNLIPEWNDLVYRGLWKEALERLHKTNNFPEFTGRVCPAPCEGSCVLGISEPPVTIKNIECSIADKGWDEGWITPEAPASRTGKKVAVIGSGPAGLCAAAQLNKAGHWVTVFERADRIGGLLMYGIPNMKLDKELVQRRVDLLAKEGVTFLTKTEVGKNYPVEKLRAEFDAIVLCTGATKPRDLQIEGRNLKGIHFAMEFLHGNTKALLDQQQNGGFISAKNKHVVVIGGGDTGTDCVGTSMRHECSSLVQLEILPKPALERAKDNPWPEWPKVYKLDYGQEEAAARFGADPRTYLTTATKFVGDEHGQVKEIHVVQIEWQKNEKGQFVPKEVEGTQKVLPAQLVLLAMGFLGPEQPLLEQLGVERDGRSNAQAEFGKFATNVKGVFAAGDARRGQSLVVWAFNEGRAAARECDRYLMGRTDLP; translated from the coding sequence ATGGGAAAACCGACAGGATTCAAAGAATATTTGCGTGAATTGCCCCTGGACCGTTCGGCCATCGAGCGGATCAAGGATTGGAATGAATTTCATCTGCATCTGGACGAGAAAAAACTTCAGGAGCAGGGCGCGCGCTGCATGGATTGTGGCATTCCATTCTGCCATACCGGCACGCTCATCAGCGGCATGGCGTCGGGCTGCCCGATCAACAACCTGATCCCGGAGTGGAACGATTTGGTTTATCGCGGCCTGTGGAAGGAAGCGCTCGAACGGCTTCACAAGACGAATAATTTTCCCGAGTTCACCGGCCGCGTCTGCCCCGCACCATGCGAAGGTTCGTGCGTGCTGGGCATCAGCGAGCCGCCGGTCACGATCAAGAACATCGAATGTTCTATCGCGGACAAAGGCTGGGACGAAGGCTGGATCACGCCCGAGGCGCCGGCTTCGCGCACGGGTAAAAAAGTCGCAGTGATCGGGTCGGGTCCGGCGGGACTTTGCGCGGCGGCGCAGTTGAACAAGGCGGGACATTGGGTGACGGTTTTTGAGCGGGCGGATCGCATCGGCGGGTTGCTGATGTACGGCATTCCGAACATGAAGCTCGACAAGGAACTGGTGCAACGCCGCGTGGATTTATTGGCAAAGGAAGGCGTAACCTTTCTTACCAAAACAGAAGTCGGCAAGAATTATCCGGTGGAGAAATTGCGCGCGGAGTTTGACGCGATCGTTCTTTGCACCGGCGCGACCAAGCCGCGTGATTTGCAAATTGAGGGACGCAACCTCAAGGGCATCCATTTTGCGATGGAATTTCTCCACGGCAATACCAAGGCCCTGCTCGATCAGCAGCAGAACGGCGGATTTATCTCGGCGAAGAATAAACATGTCGTGGTCATCGGCGGCGGCGATACCGGGACCGATTGTGTGGGCACATCCATGCGGCACGAGTGCTCGAGCTTGGTGCAGTTGGAGATTTTGCCGAAGCCCGCGCTGGAACGCGCGAAGGATAATCCGTGGCCCGAATGGCCGAAGGTTTATAAATTGGATTACGGCCAGGAAGAAGCGGCGGCACGTTTCGGCGCGGACCCGCGCACGTATTTGACCACGGCGACGAAATTTGTGGGCGATGAGCACGGCCAGGTGAAGGAGATTCACGTCGTGCAGATCGAATGGCAGAAGAACGAGAAGGGCCAGTTCGTGCCAAAGGAAGTCGAAGGAACGCAAAAAGTCCTGCCGGCGCAACTCGTGTTGCTGGCGATGGGATTTCTCGGACCGGAACAGCCGTTGCTGGAGCAACTCGGCGTTGAGCGCGACGGGCGTTCCAATGCGCAGGCCGAGTTCGGCAAGTTCGCGACCAACGTCAAGGGCGTGTTCGCCGCGGGCGATGCCCGCCGTGGGCAGAGCCTGGTGGTCTGGGCTTTCAATGAAGGCCGCGCCGCTGCCCGAGAATGCGATCGCTATCTGATGGGCCGGACTGACCTGCCATAA